In a genomic window of Streptococcus mitis NCTC 12261:
- a CDS encoding TrkH family potassium uptake protein, translated as MNKSMIRYLLSKLLLIEAVLLLVPVSVAVYYRESSQVFTALFSTIGILVLLGGSGILQKPKNQRIYAKEGVLIVALCWILWSFFGGLPFVFAKQIPSVIDAFFEISSGFTTTGATILNDVSVLSRSLLFWRSFTHLIGGMGVLVFALAIMDNAKNSHLEVMKAEVPGPVFGKVVSKLKNTAQILYLLYLALFSLFVIIYYLAGMPLFDSFVIAMGTAGTGGFTVYNDGIAHYGSSLITYLVSIGVLVFGVNFNLYYYLMLRRVKAFFGDEELRAYLVIVLLSTGLISLNTLYLYPGFSKSFEMAFFQVSNIITTTGFGYGDITNWPLFSQFILLFLMGIGGSAGSTAGGLKVIRGLILSKIAKNQILSILSPHRVLTLHVNKTVIDKDTQHKILKYFVIYSMILLSLIFIVSLDSNDFLVVTSAVFSCFNNIGPILGTTSSFSIFSPISKILLSFAMIAGRLEIYPILLLFMKRTWSKR; from the coding sequence ATGAATAAAAGTATGATTCGTTACCTCCTTTCAAAATTACTTTTGATTGAAGCTGTTCTTCTTTTGGTTCCTGTGTCTGTCGCTGTCTATTACCGTGAATCGAGCCAAGTCTTTACGGCCCTCTTTTCAACAATAGGGATTCTCGTATTACTAGGCGGTTCAGGAATTTTACAAAAGCCCAAAAATCAACGGATTTATGCCAAGGAGGGAGTCTTGATTGTTGCCCTCTGTTGGATCCTTTGGTCCTTCTTTGGCGGTCTCCCCTTTGTTTTTGCTAAGCAAATTCCCAGCGTTATCGATGCCTTTTTTGAAATCAGTTCTGGCTTTACAACTACTGGAGCAACTATTCTGAACGACGTTTCGGTCCTCAGTCGTTCCCTCCTCTTCTGGCGAAGTTTTACCCACTTGATTGGAGGGATGGGAGTGCTTGTTTTTGCACTTGCTATTATGGATAATGCCAAGAATAGTCACCTAGAAGTGATGAAGGCTGAGGTTCCTGGCCCTGTTTTTGGTAAAGTAGTATCCAAACTAAAAAACACTGCCCAGATTCTCTATCTCCTTTATCTAGCTCTCTTCTCCCTCTTTGTCATCATCTATTATCTGGCTGGCATGCCCCTATTTGATAGTTTTGTCATTGCTATGGGGACAGCAGGTACAGGAGGCTTTACCGTCTATAACGACGGGATTGCCCACTATGGCAGCTCACTGATTACCTATCTGGTTAGTATCGGAGTTCTGGTTTTTGGGGTAAATTTCAATCTCTACTACTACCTCATGCTCCGTCGCGTCAAAGCCTTCTTTGGTGACGAGGAACTTCGTGCTTACTTGGTCATTGTTCTGCTTTCTACAGGCTTGATTAGCCTTAATACCCTCTATCTCTATCCAGGATTTTCAAAGAGTTTTGAAATGGCCTTCTTCCAGGTTTCCAATATCATTACAACGACTGGTTTTGGTTACGGAGACATTACCAACTGGCCCCTCTTCTCCCAGTTTATCCTTCTCTTCCTCATGGGAATCGGTGGTTCTGCTGGTTCAACCGCAGGTGGACTCAAGGTTATTCGAGGCCTCATCCTTTCAAAAATTGCCAAAAACCAAATTTTGTCAATTCTATCGCCCCACCGTGTTTTGACCCTCCATGTTAATAAAACGGTGATTGACAAAGATACCCAGCATAAGATTCTCAAGTACTTTGTCATCTATTCTATGATTTTGCTATCCCTTATCTTTATTGTCAGCCTAGATAGCAATGATTTTCTAGTCGTTACCAGTGCTGTCTTTAGCTGTTTCAATAATATCGGACCTATTCTAGGAACCACTTCTAGTTTCTCAATCTTTAGTCCTATCTCAAAAATTCTCCTCTCCTTTGCAATGATTGCAGGGCGCTTGGAGATTTATCCAATCCTACTTCTCTTTATGAAGAGAACTTGGTCTAAGAGATAA
- the pflB gene encoding formate C-acetyltransferase — translation MVVKTVVEAQDIFDKAWEGFKGVDWKEKASVSRFVQANYTPYDGDESFLAGPTERSLHIKKIVEETKAHYEETRFPMDTRPTSIADIPAGFIDKENEVIFGIQNDELFKLNFMPKGGIRMAETTLKENGYEPDPAVHEIFTKYVTTVNDGIFRAYTSNIRRARHAHTVTGLPDAYSRGRIIGVYARLALYGADYLMQEKVNDWNAIEEIDEETIRLREEINLQYQALQQVVRLGDLYGVDVRKPAMNVKEAIQWVNIAFMSVCRVINGAATSLGRVPIVLDIFAERDLARGTFTESEIQEFVDDFVMKLRTVKFARTKAYDQLYSGDPTFITTSMAGMGNDGRHRVTKMDYRFLNTLDNIGNSPEPNLTVLWTDKLPYNFRRYCMHMSHKHSSIQYEGVTTMAKDGYGEMSCISCCVSPLDPENEEQRHNIQYFGARVNVLKALLTGLNGGYDDVHKDYKVFDIEPIRDEVLEFESVKENFEKSLDWLTDTYVDALNIIHYMTDKYNYEAVQMAFLPTKQRANMGFGICGFANTVDTLSAIKYATVKPIRDENGYIYDYETIGEYPRWGEDDPRSNELAEWLIEAYTTRLRSHKLYKDAEATVSLLTITSNVAYSKQTGNSPVHKGVYLNEDGSVNLSKLEFFSPGANPSNKAKGGWLQNLNSLSSLDFSYAADGISLTTQVSPRALGKTRDEQVDNLVTILDGYFENGGQHVNLNVMDLNDVYEKIMSGEDVIVRISGYCVNTKYLTPEQKTELTQRVFHEVLSMDDALS, via the coding sequence ATGGTTGTTAAGACAGTTGTTGAAGCACAAGATATTTTTGACAAAGCTTGGGAAGGCTTCAAAGGCGTAGATTGGAAAGAAAAAGCAAGTGTGTCACGCTTTGTACAAGCTAACTACACACCTTATGACGGAGACGAAAGCTTCCTTGCAGGACCAACAGAACGTTCACTTCACATCAAAAAAATTGTAGAAGAAACTAAGGCTCACTACGAAGAAACTCGTTTCCCAATGGACACTCGTCCAACTTCTATCGCTGATATCCCTGCAGGATTTATCGATAAAGAAAACGAAGTTATCTTTGGTATCCAAAATGACGAACTCTTCAAATTGAACTTCATGCCAAAAGGTGGTATCCGTATGGCTGAAACCACTTTGAAAGAAAATGGATACGAACCAGACCCAGCTGTTCACGAAATCTTCACTAAATACGTAACAACAGTTAACGACGGTATCTTCCGCGCTTACACTTCAAACATTCGTCGCGCTCGTCACGCTCACACTGTAACTGGTCTTCCAGATGCATACTCACGCGGACGTATTATCGGTGTTTACGCACGTCTTGCTCTTTACGGTGCAGACTACTTGATGCAAGAAAAAGTAAACGACTGGAATGCAATCGAAGAAATCGATGAAGAAACAATCCGTCTTCGTGAAGAAATCAACCTTCAATACCAAGCATTGCAACAAGTTGTTCGCTTGGGTGACCTTTACGGAGTTGACGTTCGCAAACCAGCGATGAACGTTAAAGAAGCAATCCAATGGGTTAACATCGCCTTCATGTCTGTCTGCCGTGTTATCAACGGTGCTGCTACATCTCTAGGACGTGTGCCAATCGTATTGGACATCTTTGCAGAACGTGACCTTGCTCGTGGTACATTTACTGAATCAGAAATCCAAGAATTCGTTGATGATTTCGTTATGAAACTTCGTACAGTTAAATTTGCTCGTACAAAAGCTTATGACCAATTGTACTCAGGTGACCCAACTTTCATCACAACTTCTATGGCTGGTATGGGTAACGACGGTCGTCACCGTGTTACTAAGATGGACTACCGTTTCTTGAACACTCTTGACAATATCGGTAACTCTCCAGAACCAAACTTGACAGTTCTTTGGACTGACAAATTGCCATACAACTTCCGTCGCTACTGTATGCATATGAGCCACAAACACTCTTCTATCCAATACGAAGGTGTTACAACAATGGCCAAAGACGGATACGGTGAAATGAGCTGTATCTCATGCTGTGTGTCTCCACTTGACCCAGAAAATGAAGAACAACGCCACAACATCCAGTACTTCGGTGCACGTGTAAATGTATTGAAAGCTCTTCTTACTGGTTTGAACGGTGGTTACGACGATGTTCACAAAGACTACAAAGTATTTGACATCGAACCAATCCGTGACGAAGTTCTTGAATTCGAATCAGTTAAAGAAAACTTTGAAAAATCTCTTGACTGGTTGACTGATACTTACGTAGATGCTTTGAACATCATCCACTACATGACTGATAAGTACAACTACGAAGCTGTTCAAATGGCCTTCTTGCCAACTAAACAACGTGCGAACATGGGATTCGGTATCTGTGGATTTGCTAACACTGTTGATACATTGTCAGCTATCAAATACGCTACAGTTAAACCAATCCGTGACGAAAATGGCTACATCTACGATTACGAAACAATCGGTGAATACCCACGTTGGGGTGAAGATGATCCTCGTTCAAACGAATTGGCAGAATGGTTGATTGAAGCTTACACAACTCGTCTACGTAGCCACAAACTTTACAAAGATGCAGAAGCTACAGTATCACTTTTGACAATCACATCTAACGTTGCTTACTCTAAACAAACTGGTAACTCACCAGTCCACAAAGGTGTATACCTCAACGAAGATGGTTCTGTGAACTTGTCTAAACTTGAATTCTTCTCACCAGGTGCTAACCCATCTAACAAAGCTAAAGGTGGATGGTTGCAAAACTTGAACTCACTTTCTAGCCTTGACTTTAGTTACGCAGCTGATGGTATCTCATTGACTACACAAGTTTCACCTCGCGCGCTTGGTAAGACTCGTGACGAACAAGTTGATAACTTGGTAACAATCCTTGATGGTTACTTCGAAAACGGTGGACAACACGTTAACTTGAACGTTATGGACTTGAACGATGTTTACGAAAAGATCATGTCAGGTGAAGACGTTATCGTACGTATCTCTGGATACTGTGTAAACACTAAATACCTCACTCCAGAACAAAAAACTGAATTGACACAACGTGTCTTCCACGAAGTTCTTTCAATGGATGATGCATTGAGCTAA
- the dinB gene encoding DNA polymerase IV, which yields MLIFPLLNDLSRKIIHIDMDAFFAAVEIRDNPKLRGKPVIIGSDPRQTGGRGVVSTCSYEARAFGVHSAMSSKEAYERCPQAVFISGNYEKYKTVGLQIRAIFKRYTDLIEPMSIDEAYLDVTENKLGIKSAVKIARLIQEDIWQELHLTASAGVSYNKFLAKMASDYQKPHGLTVILPDQAEDFLKQMDISKFHGVGKKTVERLHQMGVFTGADLLEVPEVTLIDRFGRLGYDLYRKARGIHNSPVKSNRIRKSIGKEKTYGKILRAEEDIKKELTLLSERVALNLSQQEKAGKIVILKIRYEDFSTLTKRKSLDQKTQDASQISQIALQLYEELDEKEKGVRLLGITVTGF from the coding sequence ATGTTGATTTTTCCTTTATTAAATGATTTGTCAAGAAAAATCATCCATATTGACATGGATGCCTTTTTTGCTGCGGTCGAAATCAGAGATAATCCTAAACTCAGAGGAAAACCTGTCATTATCGGTAGCGACCCTCGACAAACAGGTGGGCGTGGTGTCGTTTCCACTTGTAGCTATGAGGCGCGAGCTTTTGGTGTCCATTCAGCCATGAGTTCCAAAGAAGCCTATGAGCGTTGTCCCCAGGCCGTCTTTATCTCAGGGAATTATGAGAAATACAAGACTGTGGGCCTCCAGATTCGAGCTATCTTTAAGCGTTATACAGATTTGATTGAACCCATGAGCATTGACGAAGCCTATTTAGATGTGACAGAAAATAAACTCGGTATCAAGTCAGCGGTCAAAATTGCTCGTCTCATTCAAGAGGATATCTGGCAGGAACTACACCTGACTGCTTCCGCAGGCGTCTCCTACAACAAATTCTTAGCTAAAATGGCCAGCGATTATCAAAAGCCACATGGTCTGACAGTGATTTTACCTGACCAGGCTGAGGATTTCCTCAAACAAATGGATATTTCCAAGTTTCATGGAGTAGGAAAAAAGACGGTGGAAAGACTTCATCAAATGGGTGTTTTTACCGGCGCTGATTTGCTTGAAGTCCCTGAAGTGACCCTGATAGACCGTTTTGGCAGACTGGGCTATGACCTTTATCGAAAGGCTCGTGGTATTCACAATTCCCCGGTCAAATCCAATCGTATCCGTAAATCAATCGGGAAAGAGAAAACCTATGGAAAAATTCTCCGTGCCGAGGAAGACATCAAAAAAGAGCTGACTCTCCTATCAGAAAGAGTCGCTCTCAATCTCAGTCAACAAGAAAAAGCTGGAAAAATTGTCATTCTGAAAATCCGCTACGAAGACTTTTCAACTCTGACTAAACGAAAAAGTCTGGATCAAAAAACGCAGGATGCTAGTCAGATCAGCCAAATAGCCCTGCAACTCTATGAAGAGTTGGACGAGAAAGAAAAAGGCGTCCGCCTGCTGGGGATTACCGTAACTGGATTTTAA
- a CDS encoding undecaprenyl-diphosphate phosphatase, with amino-acid sequence MYLIEILKSIFFGIVEGITEWLPISSTGHLILAEEFIQYQNQNEAFMSMFNVVIQLGAILAVMVIYFNKLNPFKSTKDKQEVRKTWRLWLKVLVATLPLLAVFKFDDWFDTHFHNMVSVALMLIIYGIAFIYLEKRNEARAIEPSVTELDKLPYTTAFYIGLFQVLALLPGTSRSGATIVGGLLNGTSRSVVTEFTFYLGIPVMFGASALKIFKFIKAGQLLSFGQLFLLLVAMGVAFAVSMVAIRFLTSYVKKHDFTLFGKYRIVLGSVLLLYSFVRLFV; translated from the coding sequence ATGTATCTTATTGAAATTTTAAAATCTATCTTCTTCGGGATTGTTGAAGGAATTACGGAATGGTTGCCGATTTCGAGTACAGGTCACTTGATTTTAGCAGAGGAGTTTATCCAATACCAAAATCAAAATGAAGCCTTTATGTCCATGTTTAATGTCGTGATTCAGCTTGGTGCTATTTTAGCGGTTATGGTCATTTACTTTAACAAGCTCAATCCTTTCAAATCGACTAAGGATAAGCAGGAAGTTCGTAAGACTTGGAGACTGTGGTTGAAGGTCTTGGTTGCCACTTTGCCTTTACTTGCCGTCTTTAAATTTGATGATTGGTTTGATACCCACTTCCATAACATGGTTTCTGTTGCTCTCATGTTGATTATCTATGGGATTGCCTTTATCTATTTGGAAAAGCGCAATGAAGCGCGTGCTATAGAGCCAAGTGTAACAGAGTTGGACAAACTTCCTTATACGACAGCATTCTATATCGGACTCTTCCAAGTTCTTGCCCTTTTACCAGGAACTAGCCGTTCAGGAGCGACTATTGTCGGTGGTTTGTTAAATGGAACCAGTCGTTCTGTTGTGACGGAATTTACCTTCTATCTTGGAATTCCTGTTATGTTTGGAGCTAGTGCCTTAAAGATTTTCAAATTTATAAAAGCAGGACAACTCTTGAGCTTTGGGCAATTGTTCTTGCTCTTGGTTGCGATGGGAGTAGCCTTTGCAGTCAGCATGGTCGCTATTCGTTTCTTGACAAGCTATGTAAAAAAACACGACTTTACCCTTTTTGGTAAATACCGTATCGTGCTTGGTAGTGTCTTACTACTTTACAGCTTTGTCCGTTTATTTGTATAA
- a CDS encoding DUF2207 domain-containing protein: MKKTFFLLVLGLFCLLPLSVFAIDFKINSYQGDLYIHADNTAEFRQKIVYQFEEDFKGQIVGLGRAGKMPSGFDIDPHPKVQASKNGDELADVTSEVIEGADGYTVKVYNPGQEGDTVEVDLVWNLKNLLFLYEDIAELNWQPLTDSSGAIGKFEFHVRGEKEAEKLYFHTGKLFKEGTIEKSNLDYTIRLDNLPSKRGVELHAYWPRTDFASATDQGLKGNRLEEFNKIEDSIVREKDQSMQLVTWVFPLILSISLLLSVCFYFIYRRKTTPSVKYAKNHRLYEPPMELEPMVLSEAIYSTSLEEVSPLVKGAGKFTFDQLIQATLLDVIDRGNVSIISEGDAVGLRLVKEDGLSSFEIDCLNLAFSGKKEATLSNLFADYKVSDSLYRRAKASDEKRIQAKGLQLKSSFEEVLNQMQEGVRKRVSFWGLPDYYRPLTGGEKALQVGMGLSTILPLFIGFGLFLYSLDVYGYLYLPLPILGFLGLVLAVFYYWKLRLDNRDGVLNEAGAEVYYLWTSFENMLREIARLDQAELESIVVWNRLLVYATLFGYADKVSHLMKVHHIQVENPDINLYVAYGWHSMFYHSSAQMSHYASVANTASTYSVSSGSGSSGGGFSGGGGGGSIGAF, translated from the coding sequence ATGAAAAAAACTTTTTTCTTACTAGTGTTAGGCTTGTTTTGCCTTCTGCCACTTTCTGTTTTTGCCATTGATTTCAAGATAAACTCTTATCAAGGTGATTTGTATATTCATGCAGACAATACGGCAGAATTTAGACAGAAGATAGTTTATCAGTTTGAGGAGGACTTTAAGGGGCAAATCGTGGGACTGGGACGTGCTGGCAAGATGCCTAGTGGATTTGACATTGACCCTCATCCAAAGGTTCAGGCATCGAAAAATGGTGATGAACTAGCAGACGTTACTAGCGAAGTGATAGAAGGCGCAGATGGTTATACTGTTAAAGTTTATAATCCAGGTCAGGAGGGTGACACAGTTGAAGTTGACCTTGTCTGGAATTTAAAGAACTTGCTTTTTCTTTATGAAGATATCGCTGAATTAAATTGGCAACCTTTAACAGACAGTTCAGGGGCTATTGGAAAGTTTGAATTTCATGTAAGGGGAGAAAAGGAGGCTGAAAAACTCTACTTCCATACAGGGAAACTCTTTAAAGAAGGAACGATTGAAAAGAGTAACCTTGATTATACTATTCGTTTAGATAATCTTCCGTCTAAGCGTGGAGTTGAATTGCATGCCTATTGGCCTCGAACTGATTTTGCTAGCGCTACGGATCAGGGCTTGAAAGGAAATCGTTTAGAAGAGTTTAATAAGATAGAAGACTCGATTGTTAGAGAAAAAGATCAGAGTATGCAGCTCGTCACTTGGGTGTTTCCTTTGATACTTTCCATTTCCTTGTTATTGAGTGTCTGCTTCTATTTTATTTATAGAAGAAAGACCACTCCTTCAGTCAAATATGCCAAAAATCATCGTCTCTATGAGCCACCAATGGAATTAGAACCAATGGTTTTATCGGAGGCTATTTACTCGACCTCCTTGGAGGAAGTGAGTCCCTTAGTCAAGGGGGCTGGCAAATTTACCTTTGACCAACTTATTCAAGCTACCTTGCTAGATGTGATAGACCGTGGGAATGTTTCTATTATTTCAGAAGGAGATGCAGTTGGCTTGAGACTGGTGAAAGAAGATGGCTTGTCAAGTTTTGAGATAGACTGTCTAAATCTGGCCTTTTCAGGCAAAAAAGAAGCAACTCTTTCCAATTTGTTTGCGGATTACAAGGTATCTGATAGTCTTTATCGTAGAGCAAAAGCCTCTGATGAAAAACGGATTCAAGCAAAGGGGCTTCAACTCAAATCTTCTTTTGAAGAAGTATTGAACCAGATGCAAGAAGGAGTGAGAAAACGAGTTTCCTTCTGGGGGCTCCCAGATTATTATCGTCCTTTAACTGGTGGGGAAAAGGCCTTGCAAGTGGGTATGGGACTCTCTACTATCTTGCCTTTATTTATCGGATTTGGTTTGTTCTTGTACAGTTTGGATGTTTATGGCTATCTTTACCTCCCCTTGCCAATACTTGGTTTTCTAGGTTTGGTTTTGGCTGTTTTCTATTATTGGAAGCTTCGTCTAGATAATCGTGATGGTGTCCTAAATGAAGCAGGGGCAGAAGTCTACTATCTCTGGACCAGTTTTGAAAATATGTTGCGTGAGATTGCACGATTGGATCAGGCTGAATTGGAAAGTATTGTGGTCTGGAATCGCCTCTTGGTCTATGCGACTTTATTTGGCTATGCGGACAAGGTCAGCCATTTGATGAAGGTTCATCATATCCAAGTGGAAAATCCAGATATCAACCTCTATGTAGCTTATGGTTGGCATAGTATGTTTTATCATTCAAGTGCGCAAATGAGCCATTATGCCAGCGTCGCAAACACAGCAAGTACCTATTCCGTATCTTCTGGAAGTGGAAGTTCTGGCGGTGGCTTCTCTGGAGGAGGAGGCGGTGGCAGTATCGGTGCCTTTTAA
- a CDS encoding ABC transporter substrate-binding protein/permease has product MRKIYLSIFTSFLLMLGLVNVAQADEYLRIGMEAAYAPFNWTQDDDSNGAVKIDGTNQYANGYDVQIAKKIAKDLGKEPLVVKTKWEGLVPALTSGKIDMIIAGMSPTAERKQEIAFSSSYYTSEPVLLVKKDSAYANAKSLDDFNGAKITSQQGVYLYDLISQISGAKKETAMGDFAQMRQALEAGVIDAYVSERPEALTAEAANSKFKMVQVEPGFKTGEEDTAIAIGLRKDDTRISQINASIETISKDEQVALMDRMIKEQPAEATTTEETSSSFFNQVAKILSENWQQLLRGAGITLLISIVGTIIGLIIGLAIGVFRTAPLSENKAIYSLQKLVGWGLNVYIEIFRGTPMIVQSMVIYYGTAQAFGINLDRTLAAIFIVSINTGAYMTEIVRGGILAVDKGQFEAATALGMTHNQTMRKIVLPQVVRNILPATGNEFVINIKDTSVLNVISVVELYFSGNTVATQTYQYFQTFTIIAVIYFVLTFTVTRILRFIERRMDMDTYTTGANQMQTEDLK; this is encoded by the coding sequence ATGAGAAAAATATACTTATCTATTTTCACAAGTTTCTTGCTGATGCTGGGACTTGTCAATGTTGCTCAAGCTGATGAATATTTACGCATCGGGATGGAAGCAGCATATGCTCCCTTTAACTGGACCCAGGATGATGATAGCAACGGAGCTGTCAAAATCGATGGAACCAACCAGTATGCCAATGGATACGATGTCCAAATTGCCAAGAAAATCGCTAAGGACTTAGGTAAAGAACCTTTGGTTGTTAAAACCAAGTGGGAAGGTTTAGTTCCTGCCCTTACTTCTGGTAAGATTGACATGATTATCGCAGGTATGAGTCCAACCGCTGAACGCAAACAAGAAATCGCCTTTTCAAGCAGCTACTACACTAGCGAGCCTGTCCTACTTGTCAAAAAAGATTCTGCCTATGCAAATGCCAAATCTTTGGATGACTTTAATGGAGCGAAAATCACTTCTCAACAAGGTGTTTACCTTTATGACTTGATTTCCCAAATCTCAGGCGCTAAAAAAGAAACTGCCATGGGAGACTTCGCTCAAATGCGCCAAGCACTTGAGGCTGGTGTCATTGATGCCTATGTTTCTGAACGTCCAGAAGCTCTGACTGCCGAAGCTGCTAACTCTAAGTTCAAGATGGTTCAAGTAGAACCAGGTTTCAAAACGGGGGAAGAAGATACAGCTATTGCCATTGGACTTCGTAAAGATGACACTCGTATTAGCCAAATCAATGCCAGCATTGAAACCATTTCAAAAGATGAGCAAGTTGCCCTAATGGATCGTATGATCAAGGAGCAACCTGCCGAAGCAACAACAACTGAAGAGACTAGCAGTAGTTTCTTTAACCAAGTCGCTAAAATTCTTTCTGAAAACTGGCAACAACTCTTGCGTGGTGCGGGTATCACTCTTTTAATCTCTATCGTCGGAACCATCATAGGTCTCATTATCGGTCTTGCTATTGGTGTTTTCCGTACTGCTCCTCTCTCTGAAAACAAAGCTATTTACAGCCTACAAAAACTAGTCGGATGGGGTCTCAATGTCTATATCGAAATTTTCCGTGGAACGCCAATGATCGTTCAATCGATGGTTATCTACTACGGAACTGCTCAAGCTTTCGGTATCAACCTTGACCGCACACTGGCTGCTATCTTCATCGTTTCGATCAACACCGGTGCCTACATGACTGAAATCGTCCGTGGTGGTATCCTAGCAGTTGATAAGGGACAATTTGAAGCAGCGACTGCTCTTGGTATGACCCATAACCAAACCATGCGTAAGATTGTCCTACCTCAAGTAGTCCGTAACATCCTACCAGCAACTGGTAATGAATTTGTCATCAATATCAAAGATACATCTGTATTGAACGTTATCTCTGTTGTTGAACTTTATTTCTCAGGAAATACCGTGGCAACTCAAACCTATCAATACTTCCAAACATTTACAATCATCGCCGTGATTTACTTTGTCCTCACCTTCACCGTAACACGTATCCTACGCTTCATCGAACGCCGCATGGACATGGATACCTATACTACAGGTGCTAACCAAATGCAAACGGAGGATTTGAAATAA
- a CDS encoding amino acid ABC transporter ATP-binding protein, producing the protein MTQAILEIKHLKKSYGQNEVLKDISLTVHKGEVISIIGSSGSGKSTFLRSINLLETPTDGQILYHGQNVLEKGYDLTQYREKLGMVFQSFNLFENLNVLENTIVAQTTVLKRERTEAEKIAKENLEKVGMGERYWQAKPKQLSGGQKQRVAIARALSMNPDAILFDEPTSALDPEMVGEVLKIMQDLAQEGLTMIVVTHEMEFARDVSHRVIFMDKGVIAEEGKPEDLFTNPKEDRTKEFLQRYLK; encoded by the coding sequence ATGACACAAGCAATCCTTGAAATTAAACACCTCAAAAAATCCTATGGACAAAACGAAGTGCTAAAAGACATTTCACTCACTGTCCACAAGGGAGAGGTAATCTCTATCATCGGAAGCTCTGGAAGCGGAAAATCAACCTTCCTACGCTCCATTAACCTCCTTGAAACGCCAACTGATGGACAAATCCTTTATCATGGACAAAACGTCCTCGAAAAAGGCTATGACCTCACGCAATACCGTGAAAAGTTGGGGATGGTGTTCCAATCCTTTAACCTCTTTGAAAATCTCAACGTTCTTGAAAACACAATTGTCGCTCAGACAACTGTCCTTAAACGCGAACGTACAGAAGCTGAAAAGATTGCCAAAGAAAACCTGGAAAAGGTCGGCATGGGAGAACGCTACTGGCAAGCGAAACCAAAACAACTCTCAGGTGGTCAAAAACAACGTGTGGCCATCGCTCGTGCCCTCTCCATGAATCCAGATGCTATTCTCTTTGATGAACCAACATCAGCTCTCGATCCAGAAATGGTTGGAGAAGTCCTCAAAATCATGCAGGACCTGGCTCAAGAAGGCTTGACTATGATTGTCGTAACTCACGAAATGGAATTCGCCCGTGATGTCTCTCACCGTGTTATCTTTATGGATAAAGGTGTGATTGCTGAAGAAGGCAAACCAGAAGACCTCTTCACCAATCCTAAAGAAGACCGTACAAAAGAATTCCTTCAACGCTATCTCAAATAA